A single region of the Marinobacter nanhaiticus D15-8W genome encodes:
- the pqqA gene encoding pyrroloquinoline quinone precursor peptide PqqA, translating to MWTKPAYEDMRIGFEVTMYFANR from the coding sequence ATGTGGACCAAGCCAGCCTACGAAGATATGCGGATCGGCTTCGAAGTCACCATGTACTTCGCCAACCGCTGA
- the kdgD gene encoding 5-dehydro-4-deoxyglucarate dehydratase — protein sequence MNFTQSDVIKAVGDGLLSFPVTDFDANGSFDSQSYRRRLEWFISHDISAVFVAGGTGEFFNLTLDEYREVVSVAVETVGGKVPVIASAGLSVRAGQAFAKAAEEAGADGILLMPPYLTDCPQDGLVDYARQICDSTSISVIYYNRGNGVLEAGAVEQLADACPNLIGLKDGKGDIQLLNKIVKTVGDRLTYIGGVPTAEIFAEAYLSIGVNTYSSAVFNFIPETAVKFYRALRAGDSETVKAITNEFFIPFVNLRDTRKGYAVSLIKAGAELIGHPAGAVRAPLQMPTTGEVEQLKVLIGKTQAL from the coding sequence GTGAACTTTACTCAAAGCGACGTAATCAAAGCCGTCGGCGATGGCCTGCTGTCCTTTCCGGTTACCGACTTCGACGCCAACGGCAGCTTCGATAGCCAGAGCTATCGTCGGCGCCTCGAATGGTTCATCAGTCACGACATCTCTGCCGTATTCGTGGCCGGTGGAACCGGCGAATTCTTCAACCTGACCCTCGACGAGTATCGCGAGGTTGTTTCAGTCGCTGTGGAGACTGTCGGCGGCAAGGTGCCGGTGATCGCCAGCGCCGGCCTGAGCGTGCGGGCCGGGCAGGCCTTCGCCAAGGCTGCCGAAGAAGCCGGAGCAGACGGCATCCTGCTGATGCCACCCTACCTGACCGATTGTCCCCAGGACGGCCTGGTGGACTATGCCCGGCAGATCTGCGACTCGACATCGATCAGCGTGATCTACTACAACCGCGGCAACGGCGTACTTGAAGCCGGAGCCGTGGAGCAACTCGCCGACGCCTGCCCTAACCTGATTGGCCTGAAGGATGGCAAGGGCGATATCCAGCTACTCAACAAGATCGTCAAGACGGTCGGCGACCGCCTGACCTATATCGGCGGTGTCCCCACTGCGGAAATCTTTGCCGAAGCGTATCTGTCGATCGGCGTCAACACTTACTCCTCAGCGGTTTTCAACTTCATACCGGAGACGGCGGTCAAGTTCTATCGAGCGCTACGCGCCGGCGATAGCGAGACCGTTAAAGCGATAACCAACGAGTTCTTCATTCCCTTCGTCAACCTGCGTGACACCCGAAAGGGCTATGCGGTCAGCCTTATCAAAGCGGGGGCCGAGCTGATCGGACACCCGGCGGGTGCGGTAAGGGCGCCGCTCCAGATGCCCACTACCGGCGAGGTAGAACAACTCAAGGTGCTTATCGGCAAAACCCAGGCTCTTTGA
- a CDS encoding Bug family tripartite tricarboxylate transporter substrate binding protein: MNFKKTILTLFCVATLAANVAYADFPSRDVRLIVPAAAGGGTDAIVRKISNIAEESLPVSMYVENVEGGMTATGLLQLMKARPDGQTIAAITYDSIITIPWKGMLPGFNMEKMRMIARITREADAITVSESAPYQTLGDLIAAAKEKPNSIRIGIQNMGARTHLTLLQLQEQTGAKFKIVSYDNSAASQKEALLNGEVDAVVTSLGDLAPLIESGQARGLVEFSDTQNEGFPDVPPVTDTDTGLDLQMGSFIVMVAPARTPDDIIEKLETTYHKAYESDEFQQWLKQIGVTPAWLGTDEVTQWANDTQQRLFGTMDALVEKGVLKK, from the coding sequence ATGAATTTCAAAAAAACAATCCTGACACTCTTTTGCGTGGCCACGCTCGCGGCCAACGTCGCTTACGCCGACTTCCCCAGTCGCGACGTCCGCCTCATCGTTCCAGCGGCCGCGGGCGGGGGTACCGACGCGATCGTGCGCAAAATCTCGAATATTGCCGAGGAGTCCCTGCCAGTCTCGATGTATGTGGAAAACGTTGAAGGTGGCATGACGGCGACGGGCCTGCTCCAACTCATGAAAGCCCGTCCGGACGGGCAAACCATTGCAGCCATCACCTATGACAGCATCATAACGATTCCGTGGAAGGGCATGCTGCCAGGTTTCAATATGGAAAAAATGCGCATGATCGCTCGCATCACCCGTGAAGCCGACGCCATCACCGTCTCGGAAAGCGCCCCCTATCAAACCCTGGGCGACCTGATCGCCGCCGCAAAGGAAAAGCCCAACAGTATCCGTATCGGTATCCAGAACATGGGGGCCAGGACGCACCTCACACTGCTACAGCTCCAGGAACAGACGGGCGCCAAGTTCAAGATCGTCTCCTACGACAACAGCGCAGCTTCACAAAAGGAAGCTCTGCTCAATGGTGAAGTCGACGCCGTCGTTACCAGTCTTGGTGACCTGGCACCGCTGATTGAGTCCGGCCAGGCCCGCGGCCTGGTGGAGTTCTCCGACACCCAGAACGAAGGCTTCCCCGACGTCCCGCCAGTGACCGACACCGATACCGGCCTCGATCTGCAAATGGGCAGCTTTATCGTCATGGTTGCCCCGGCACGTACACCGGACGACATCATCGAGAAGCTGGAAACGACCTACCACAAAGCCTACGAGAGCGACGAGTTCCAGCAGTGGCTGAAGCAGATCGGCGTCACGCCGGCCTGGCTAGGTACCGACGAAGTGACGCAGTGGGCGAATGACACCCAACAGCGGCTTTTCGGAACCATGGATGCTCTGGTCGAAAAAGGCGTGCTGAAAAAATAA
- a CDS encoding tripartite tricarboxylate transporter TctB family protein, which produces MVIAIAPLKAVWRNASQTGFHMSTKRFALDGEFYVPAVLAIITVVYLISAIQLGPPMKDGNMTESFFPILTSVVMLIALVCAMVQALGRISSNGSDEEATAEASRTSKRYAGISLGAIGVVLLTTGYLLAFDLIGYFVSTFFYVLLLHGLFSGSIKKNWLMKLVATLLITAAGYLLFEVFFQVRLPTFWSQ; this is translated from the coding sequence GTGGTCATTGCGATTGCGCCATTAAAAGCCGTATGGCGCAACGCTTCTCAAACGGGTTTTCATATGTCTACCAAACGCTTTGCTTTAGACGGCGAGTTTTATGTGCCGGCAGTGCTGGCCATCATCACGGTTGTCTACCTGATTTCCGCGATCCAGCTCGGCCCGCCTATGAAAGATGGCAACATGACCGAGTCGTTCTTTCCGATACTAACGTCGGTCGTCATGTTAATCGCCCTTGTATGCGCGATGGTTCAAGCGCTGGGCCGTATATCTAGCAACGGTAGCGATGAGGAGGCAACAGCTGAGGCATCCCGGACAAGCAAAAGATACGCAGGCATTTCGCTTGGGGCGATTGGCGTTGTCCTGTTAACAACCGGGTATTTATTGGCTTTTGATTTAATTGGCTATTTTGTTTCTACGTTCTTTTATGTGCTGCTGTTACACGGCTTATTTAGCGGCAGTATAAAGAAAAATTGGCTAATGAAATTGGTTGCCACCCTTCTTATAACCGCCGCCGGATATCTGTTATTTGAAGTCTTCTTCCAGGTACGCCTGCCCACGTTTTGGAGCCAATGA
- a CDS encoding tripartite tricarboxylate transporter permease, whose translation MMDSIYGLLGGFAALANPETLLYMVGGFLIGTFFGAVPGLTSVLAIALLLPLTYSLDVTTALVACASIFMAGMCSGSITATTINIPGAPSSMMTAMEGYPMQQRGEGAKALGHAALGSMIGGAVGALLLMIISPLAADVALLIRTPGKFSLIAFALIVIIISQRGSVTKGMIATLLGVMVATIGIDVVQPIARFTFETSVLIQGIDMMPLIIGTFAISELLIQADSRSTRTVDPSEVQGARVKRRDFIPPLSEVREIGILRYLKSALIGYSVGILPGAGGSMAAFVSYAESMRSSKTPERYGKGHPEGIAAAECANNSMCGGAFVPMLTFGIPGDPTTAIVLGVLIINGLQPGPQFMTQQLDMIAPMFASLFISALILIPLTLYLLGPYFLKIVSIRRDVLYSSIAVVALVGSYVATYSTFQMGLALVFGVLAYFLRKQKYPTVCLLLGFVLGPSLEEYCRRSLSINDGNPLIFLTSPDSLFFIILTGVFFYFMVIRKPRNGGLGASPA comes from the coding sequence ATGATGGACTCGATTTATGGGCTGCTCGGCGGCTTTGCGGCCCTCGCTAATCCAGAAACCCTGCTATATATGGTGGGCGGATTCCTGATCGGTACTTTCTTTGGAGCGGTTCCAGGGCTCACTTCGGTCCTCGCAATCGCCCTATTGCTACCTCTCACTTACAGTCTCGATGTCACCACGGCCCTGGTTGCCTGCGCCAGCATTTTCATGGCCGGTATGTGCAGCGGCAGTATTACGGCGACAACCATCAATATTCCGGGAGCGCCTTCTTCCATGATGACCGCCATGGAAGGCTATCCGATGCAGCAACGTGGCGAAGGTGCCAAGGCACTCGGTCACGCTGCGTTGGGATCGATGATCGGCGGTGCAGTAGGTGCCCTGCTGTTGATGATCATATCTCCTTTGGCCGCGGACGTTGCCCTGTTGATACGCACCCCGGGCAAATTTTCACTGATCGCCTTTGCACTCATTGTCATCATTATTTCCCAGCGTGGATCGGTCACCAAAGGCATGATTGCCACGCTCTTGGGGGTTATGGTCGCCACGATCGGCATTGACGTGGTGCAGCCCATAGCTCGTTTCACGTTTGAAACCAGCGTGCTGATCCAGGGCATCGACATGATGCCGCTGATCATTGGCACCTTCGCCATTAGTGAGTTGCTGATCCAGGCCGACAGCCGAAGTACTCGAACTGTGGATCCCAGCGAGGTGCAAGGCGCCAGGGTGAAGAGGCGCGACTTCATCCCGCCGCTTTCCGAAGTTCGCGAGATCGGCATCCTGCGTTACCTGAAAAGCGCGCTTATCGGCTACTCGGTCGGTATTTTGCCCGGGGCCGGAGGCTCGATGGCAGCCTTCGTATCCTACGCAGAATCGATGCGCTCCTCGAAGACGCCAGAGCGCTATGGCAAAGGCCACCCGGAAGGCATTGCGGCCGCTGAGTGCGCCAACAACTCCATGTGTGGCGGTGCATTCGTTCCGATGCTGACGTTTGGCATCCCCGGCGATCCAACGACCGCCATCGTGCTCGGCGTACTCATCATCAACGGCCTCCAGCCCGGCCCACAGTTCATGACCCAGCAACTCGACATGATTGCGCCGATGTTCGCCTCGCTATTCATCAGCGCTTTGATCCTGATCCCGCTGACGCTCTATCTGCTCGGACCGTACTTCCTGAAGATCGTATCGATTCGCCGGGACGTGCTCTATTCGAGCATTGCCGTGGTCGCCCTCGTGGGCAGCTACGTCGCCACCTACTCTACTTTCCAGATGGGACTGGCGCTTGTATTCGGTGTGCTGGCCTATTTCCTGCGCAAGCAGAAGTATCCCACCGTCTGCCTACTGCTCGGCTTCGTGCTCGGCCCCAGCCTGGAGGAGTACTGCCGTCGTTCGCTATCGATAAACGATGGTAATCCACTGATTTTCCTGACAAGCCCGGACAGTCTGTTCTTTATCATACTGACCGGTGTTTTCTTCTACTTCATGGTCATTCGCAAACCGAGAAATGGAGGTCTTGGCGCTTCGCCGGCTTGA
- a CDS encoding TRAP transporter substrate-binding protein has protein sequence MQTRKRFSVTGCLKITAMAGALTAAALPVQADQWRGWNIHPPGYPNSEALESFAEEVAEKTDGRVEPKVYHNAVLGDQPDAIEQTRSGALDFANFNMGPMGPIVPATNVLSLPFIFNSVDDMYTIMDGEIGDRFADALAEEGLIALSWFGSGARSLYNTDHPVKTPADVQGIKVRVMNNDLYVEMIDNLGGNATPMSYGEVYQSLKTGVIDGAENNYPSYETSGHYEVAKYYSLTEHLILPECLCIAKSSWEELSEEDQKAVRTAAENAAETQRQLWEERVQKSKQTVLDAGAKINDVNDKAAFQEKMQPIYDDFVKQHPELESFVTDIQAAQ, from the coding sequence ATGCAAACAAGAAAGCGCTTTTCTGTCACCGGTTGTCTGAAAATCACTGCGATGGCGGGCGCACTGACCGCCGCCGCCCTGCCGGTCCAGGCTGACCAATGGCGTGGTTGGAACATTCACCCGCCGGGGTACCCCAATAGCGAAGCCCTGGAAAGCTTCGCAGAGGAAGTGGCCGAGAAGACCGACGGCCGTGTCGAGCCCAAGGTCTATCACAATGCGGTACTTGGGGATCAGCCGGACGCCATCGAACAGACCCGCAGCGGCGCCCTGGACTTCGCCAACTTCAACATGGGCCCGATGGGACCGATCGTCCCGGCCACCAACGTATTGTCGCTGCCCTTCATCTTCAACAGCGTCGATGACATGTACACGATCATGGACGGCGAGATCGGCGACCGCTTTGCCGATGCCCTGGCAGAGGAAGGCCTTATCGCATTGTCCTGGTTCGGTTCCGGCGCGCGCAGCCTTTACAACACCGACCATCCGGTCAAGACACCCGCTGATGTCCAGGGCATCAAGGTGCGGGTGATGAACAACGACCTGTACGTGGAGATGATCGACAACCTGGGCGGCAATGCGACGCCCATGTCCTACGGCGAAGTCTACCAATCGCTGAAGACCGGCGTCATCGATGGTGCGGAGAACAACTACCCGTCCTATGAGACCAGCGGCCACTACGAAGTCGCCAAATACTACTCCCTGACCGAGCACCTGATCCTGCCGGAGTGCCTGTGTATCGCCAAGTCCAGCTGGGAAGAACTCAGTGAGGAAGACCAGAAGGCCGTTCGCACAGCCGCCGAAAATGCCGCTGAGACGCAGCGCCAACTCTGGGAAGAACGCGTCCAGAAAAGCAAGCAGACCGTGCTCGACGCCGGCGCAAAGATCAACGACGTGAATGACAAGGCGGCCTTCCAGGAAAAGATGCAGCCGATCTACGACGACTTCGTCAAGCAGCATCCTGAACTGGAGTCGTTCGTGACGGACATCCAGGCCGCTCAATAA
- a CDS encoding TRAP transporter small permease — MSSYSDQLDDQVAQAPVSETGPQSLLDRTLDGIAHLCIIVAGVLMVFLIITFGWLVFGRYVLNDTPTWVEQSSLVIVVYITCLGAAAGVRNNSHLSIDFIREGMPRLPRTVMRHLSDLFVACFGVFMAWQGGYLVMENLNRPIPMIGFSESWRAALLVICGVLMVLFSCVNIVQRLLKTREV; from the coding sequence GTGAGCTCCTACTCCGATCAACTCGATGACCAGGTTGCGCAGGCGCCGGTGTCCGAAACCGGGCCCCAGTCGCTGCTCGATAGAACGCTGGATGGTATCGCCCATCTTTGCATCATCGTGGCAGGCGTACTGATGGTTTTCCTGATCATCACCTTCGGCTGGCTGGTATTCGGCCGTTATGTCCTTAACGACACGCCGACCTGGGTCGAGCAATCGTCCCTGGTGATCGTCGTCTATATCACCTGTCTCGGCGCGGCCGCCGGGGTTCGCAATAACAGTCACCTGAGCATCGACTTCATCCGCGAAGGTATGCCGCGACTCCCGCGTACCGTCATGCGCCACCTTTCCGATCTATTCGTCGCCTGCTTTGGGGTCTTCATGGCGTGGCAGGGTGGCTACCTGGTGATGGAGAACCTGAACCGCCCCATCCCCATGATCGGCTTTTCCGAAAGCTGGCGCGCGGCGCTCCTGGTGATCTGCGGTGTGCTGATGGTCCTGTTCTCATGCGTGAACATCGTTCAGCGCCTGCTCAAGACAAGGGAGGTTTGA